The genomic region TGCCAGCAATCTATATATGGGTCTATAGATGGGTTAGAGCAATATGGGACTACCTTGTACTCCTTGCAGGAGATACCTAACTACACTACAAATGAAATACTTTACCCCTtgtaaaaaataggaaaaacctTTCCCACATGATCAAAGAAATACCAGTGTACATTAAAAATGAAAATCCTAAATGGTGGTCATCTTTTCATGGGATGTTTCTCAAGAGATCAGGTGGACATGTCACTTACTCATGATACCGTTTTAAAAAATTGCATTAATTTTGAGCACCACAAATTTCACATTCATGAGAAAGATGTAACAAGGCATACTTCAAGGCCCATCAATAGATTTGAACGAATTTGAAAAGAAGAGGTCGGACTTCAATATAATCATAGGTTGATGATAGGTTGACAAATGCTATCTTTTTCCCTCAGTGGTGCTTGGTGACTCACATTTCTGGCTAAGTGACATTTTGGTGTAGTCTGTGAATATGGATACCCTGATTAGGTTAGTCACTTAGAAGCATCATATGTCATTTTTGGGAGAGTTCTCTAAGAAGTGTCTGAAATCCATCCTCTCCTCTAGTCACTGTTTAGTAGTCAACGCAGTTGAAGTCATTCTAGGTGAAGGAATTTATCAAGACTCCAAATAGGCATTGAGTTAACAACGATATATCGGCTATGTTTTTGGTGGTTATTCTAGAATTGGGGAGGTCAAAGGATGGGACCAAGGTTTTATGCTTGGAATTCTTCGAGAATCACCTTCTAGGTGATATTGACGATGTCTTGAATAATGTGGACAATGTGTGGAGGATTCCTTTCCTAGATTATTATGTGGTGTGTTGTAATGGGAAGGAGGTTAAAATATGGCCTTTAATTTTTACACTGGCGCCACTTTTGTTTGAGGGCATGAAGCTTGCCATTACCCGTAATATTGTCTTTATAAAAAAACTCCGTGAAATTATCCTCAATGAGAATGAGGACAGGGTAAATAACTATCTAAGAAGTGAAGGACTTGCTTGTGATGAGGCGGAGGATGATGAATTTGCCATGGTCAATAAGGAGGAGTAGCCAACGGCTGGTCCTGAGGAGGACCCATTGAAGATTGTAGAGGTGGTGGTTGATGAGGTGTGTGGCCTTGACTGTCCTGTCAAAGCCAGAGCTGAGAAGATGACGAAGTAGGCTGAATTTTGAGTTATGATTTGCCTTTATTCCTTTTTGGCAAATATTACATGTTTAGGATCTTTATGATACTATACTGTTGAAGTACCAGAGCTTGTATAGTTTAGTGGTTGGGTCTAGTGTTACCATTTTGCTTGTTGGCAACAGATTTTGTAAAATTTTGTTTGTTGGGGATTTAGTAGACAAAGGCATTAGGGTCTTTCGAATCGATCACTGTAATATATAATCTTTATTGTTATCAATATAATGTATTATGTCTCAAAAAGAAATTAATATTaatcaatattaattatttttaatataaattaatataaatcATTATTATTTAAGTTAATattatattctaattatttctctttaatttataAATCGATGAAAGACGTTAAGAAGATACTTGTTCTATTATACTTGTAATCCGAGTAAAATAGATACAGAGTAATATACGCTCTTGTTTATTCTCTTAAAAACCACCCTTATTATTTGGGATGCACAGCACACGCGCACAGATATATAAACCCTATTCGACTGCATAAAGACTTCGACTTGAAGTGGAGTTAGAATTAGAGTTTGAAGCTCCATTACCACAGAAAACAATTCTATAATTGCTGCCGCCGGGGCAAGTAAAGGTGCTGGTGGGATCATCCTTGGCATAGCTGTAGGCCATGGGGCATTCTCGCTTGAAAAATTTAGAGTAGGCTGTAGAAGGGCAATTATCCATGAAGGATCCCGTACAGCAGTATGCTGGCGTGTTGAAAGCAGCACATGCACTTCTGCACCCATCGACTACCTTCAACTCTCTTGGGCACTTTGAATTTAAGTCGCTATTGCAGGCGATTCCCTTGCACTTGGAGTTGGAAAGAATGGCAGTCATGCGGAGGTTGAATCCATCGACGAGAGAGATGTCGTAGAAGTCCAAGTTCTGGAATTGATTGAGAGCATACTCAAAGAGCGTTGAGGGAACACCTCCCCATCCCTGGCAGTTGAGTAATCCCCCGCAGTCGCCAGTGTTGCATCTGCCTCGACCTCTGCCGTCGAAGGAGCAGCCGGTACGACCCCAAAACCTTCCCTTTGCTCCGCCCGGCACATTCACTGTCCATGACTGTCCCCTCCGTAGCTCTCTCCCTCCCCCAAACGGTGTCCCTGCCGCCCACACCGTGAAAGGGCACTGGTTTTCTATGTCAAAGCTCACACCCTCCACTCCTGCACATGAAAATAATGAAAACCGTTTTAGTGGGTCTTGGTGAAATTGAATGGCTCACAAGAAATTGATCATATCAGGTTTTTACAATTTATAATATTAGTTGTTTTTATATTTGATTGTGTCATTATATTTGGATGAATAGTTGAAATCATATTCTGAAATCTATTAGCCGAATGTTAGAAAGCTTACAGAGAATCACGCTTTATGATCTACCATCAGAATATCAAAGAACTTAAAAACTGATTactgatttttgaaatcatgaaatctAATCTGAAACATTAATGTAAAAATGCTAACCCAAACAAATTCAAAACACTAATTAATAAATGTATGACTCTTCACACCAATCTTTTTGGGTTGAGTTGCATACCTGAATAGAGTGATACCGCCATTATTGTCAGCAAAACCCACAATATTGCCCGCGCCATTTCAATTGCAAACTGGTATGATATGAAGAATATCAATGGTGTCTATGAAATATGAAGGCAGGGACTATATATAAGAATTTACGATGGTTGGAAAGAGACGCAGATCAGAGCCGCCTAGAACATATACAGTGAGGCGGCTGGCAGTGGGTCTCCATACTGTCTATCCATCCACATATTAGGATTGACTTTATTAATTAATACTTAAGTATTAGAATAAtatgtgttttttttaattttcaagttAATTATAAATACAATCGATGTCCACCATGATGTTTTAACGAGAAAACTGCCTTtacttttgggattgattttgcgATCGTGTATTGACTGGATTCTTCTTCCTACGCGTGGCCAAAAGTTTGAGCTTCCCTCCAACAATTGCATATAAAAATACATTAAAGCTAAAGGCAAGCTGAATTTTTGTGCTATTCTATAATCACCGGCCTGCACGTCTCTGTCCTGAAATCAGTGATATTCAATTATGATTTTGCTGTGACGCCTAGATTGGGCTACAAAACAGTAGCGTCTGTACAAATTTATGAGGTAGATTCCTACGATATTAATTGAATTCAATGCATTTAAAGCAAAAGTAAAGTACTCCAAAGAATATATTGCTAGTCAAATATATTTACGAACGTGATATAAGAAAACTTGGGGTTACATAACAAGATAAAAACAAAAAATTTGTTCCTGGGACACTTCATCTACTACAAAAATGTCAAATTTCCGAGCTGAAAAATTCATCCTTTGAAGAACTAACCCCACCGCCATTCCCGGCATTAGCTATTGTGGAGTGACATTTCCAGGCATCAAAACTGTAATGCGCAATATATGCCTATTTAAACTTAAGGAGCATATTGAAAGAAAACAATGGGATAGCGCAGTACCATACCTTTTTTCATTTTAATTTCAGTTTATATGGTGGGCGGCTGTGCGAGCGCATTTTCTGCAAGGGATTTCAGTTTATATGGTGGACGGTCTTTCGTGCAGGTAGATTCATACCAAAATTGCTTTAGTTAGAATTGGTGGGGTTAATCGATTTGTGTATGAATTTGACCAGGATGCGATGGGTTAGTGCTGGTGAACGGGACGTCAAACGAAAGGGTGGCTCCAGCAAATGTATCATTGTGAGCGATGGCATTCACAATTATTAACGACTTAAAAACAAGAGTGGAAGAGTGGAAGCCGCGTGCAGTGGACTCGTGTCGTGCGCTGACATCTTAGATTTGGCTGCTCGTGACTCTGTCCACAAGGTCTGCAATCTCTAATTTCAATCGCATTCCCGTCATTCgctaattttatatatattatttaggGAAACCATCGTATTGTTTCCCATCTTAATTTTGCCTATTTTAAGTTTCTAAATGATGTATCTACTTCTATTTCAgggtttttcttttttaatttaattaagagTTTAAAGTTATTGTTTCAGGGTAGTTATGTCGACCAATGCAAGAGGATTCATTATGTGCACAAGGGTAAAAAATGGTCATTTATAAGTGAGATCAAATATCTATTGATACACATCTCAATAGGTGTGTGTTACAACCATAAAAAAAGTTTGGACAATTGATGGAATACATATTCCTCTAATAATTTTTTTGACTAATACTTATGTACAAACTTCCATTACCTGTGCATAAAAAAGGTTGCATAACTCctctaattaaatattatattttagtgGGCTTTCAATTATCATGTTTTGGCCTTTTTGAGAGGTAGTAATTGGAGTGGAGATAGGTTTGCAAAGGTTGAgcaaatgtatttattttttaacaatttttctttATAAGAAATTTTTATAGTCTATGTAAATAATCATATGTTTTTGTCAAAATCATGTAGatgtgtttaatatttttttttcaaaatatattatGATTTATTATGAAAAGAAAAGTGATTCACTTCTTTTATGGGATTAAAGTGGATAGGAACTAACTTGGGTTTAGAAGAGGAGCCAACATTGGGGTTAGGTTTCATAATGGGGGAACCCAAGAGCTCCACCACTAAATTAGGATCTGACAAGGGGTCAAGGGGACTTAACAAGGACCCACTAGATGGGGTTAAAGCTAGATGAAGTCTAAGAATCAACCCTTAATGAAGGAGGAGGAATTTCTGGACATGGCTCTAGCCACCGATTGAGTCAAAGAAGAACAAATTCAGTaggaaaattttatttttataccAAACTCGAGGTTGTTTAGCATTGAGAAAAGTTGGGTATGAAATCTTTTAAAGTGCCCATCAAGAGTGAAGAATTTCATTAGCAAAAGGGAAACATCCTTCCAAATAATGGGTAGTTATTCTCTATTATACACACATTGTAACCTTGAAACCCCTTTGCCCAGCTTGAAAAATCTCTTAAATTCCTTCTTATGGGACCCTTTTGGCTTCTTTGGGAAGGTTATTCCCTCCTATGGTAAACTAGTGATGGTGGCAATTGTGTCGAGAGTGATCTTGAAAGAAAGTCCCCCAATTTTCACCTCCCCCTTCTACCAGGATTAAGAAAAATTCTTGGAGAGCTTTGGGTTGAAACCCTACATGCCTTCAGTGTAAAAGTTATGGAATATAACCTCACAATACCCAGTGAACAACTGTATGCAAATTacctatcacaacaatggaagattcacaaaacacaaagattgctttgaaaatctagagcaaaagaatgcaataatgataattaGATTAGCTAAGGATTACAAAGGGataaatccttataaaaggagatcaaacctaaaaaaaGAAAACTCTaaaagcatttaataattaataataaattaattattaatattcccaagtttagcttcctaaatttagcttaagttaaatagagaaaatgtgacttaattattaaatcaatatgatttaattaattaagtaaactaataccttttactctaacacccccccttaagatgaagttagggagaagctaaaaaaactaaggactagatgctagAAAGCTAAAAATGGGTCCTGGCAataaggcttgatgaggtacccaagtacaatgaaatctttgtaaagtggagaaaaaggagaaaacctagtgggaacaaaactcctctccaagaagagatgaaagctcaagtgaaggactaagaagcctccaagcaAGAATATTCCAAAAGACAGGAATAAAAGATGAGCATGAAGAATCACTGATGCATGAAGAAGTTGCAAACTCTATCGTAGAATGACTGCTAAGATGCTGAAATAAGAACCTCGTCTGAAACAAAATATGgtcaggatcaagaagacatgaatctgcatgagctccctcaatgacactactcgaatccgaATCTGATGGCAAACACAAGCAAAACATCTAGAACACGAAGATTTAGATGGCACAAGTACCAACAGTTTGAAGAACtgatcaaatgaaaaatggaagGTCACctctagaaataggaatgcaagaggtTCCATATGGAAAGTATtccatctcactgaaatgcatGGGCAACCAGCCGCTGCATCCGCCTAATACATAGGGAAAAATACTGAATACATAACTCACTCCAAcgcgaaaccaaggaagcattagcaccaatagtagaaacccccccataatgctgacaagggagaggtatgataggtaCACTAAATCTGAAAGCCATATTATAGTGCATggagaagaaccaagaacatctaaCTATGCAAACATGAAAGTACAAACAAAGACAAAGGGTGTGCAAACTAAGGCACACacgcatgagaaaggtatgaaggaaagaaaatgaaaacattaaacccccatgacactttatatcatagtgtgAGTACAAGAAGGCACAAAattgatgtgcaagatcccataatacatgtgcaatatagactcactttatctcagtgcatttacaaaatcataagtgcttacaatgaaagctcagAATGTCAAAAAAAGACATAAGACTGGAAGTatatgaagaacaaccaaaaaagAGTCATCTCATTCAAACTAGAAGTTTCCACaagctcatatgtccaagtaaatcactagagtgtgaaaacaaaaaaaattgaataaaatatacctagagtaaaatctagaaaaagtgcatgAATGGTTGTGAAGAGCTCTAAAACTTCATCCTAACCCCGCTAGAATCGCAAAAAATGGATAAATTGGCGAAAAGTTATGAACTCAGGACTGAAAATAGCACCTATGACTTCAAATGGATGTAGAATGCACCAACAACAAAAACAAGTGATGAAACCAACAAATTTGGAAAGTAGACAAaaccagctttccaacgatatcttgtttgccaaaaaacAATATccggtaagtgcaccaagatggtgaatagaaaagtggccacatgcaaaaaaaatgaaaattttcataacccgtgcatgttctaaaaattcaaaaatgtgttatGCTTGGTAACATCAAGCCTagctaaaaacaattaaaaaaacaaaaagttcctcaaaacccgtatggttTTGaggaatattatattttataataaaaaatcaaaagttcctcaaaacctgtatgggttttgaggaaaattatatttttttgtaacccacaggttttggccattttcaatgttGAAACTCGTGGAATAGTAGCAAAAGGAAGCCAAAAAAACATAGAACCCATTCAGGTTTGGTATCATTTTGGATTTTCTCAACattaagagcaattttcaacaatggcaccccgtcaaACAAGTaatatttgattggtttgattatttttgtttgcattttaattgaagtagggtattttaattgatttaagttatgtttttattaatttgatgtcagattctacaagcaatccccaaaaacaaaataaacaacaaaaacctcctcctgcacaagcaacacaggcaaaccctgtaaacattgcacatgagcaacaagaaaagACTCAAGACGTTGCTCCACAGCCACAAAATCTTTAAAATGctactcctcaacaaccaccgccaccACTAAACCccccacgtcctccattagatcatgtagatgtcaTACAAGAGGATCTcttcaatcgccttacacaaaatagtgcccaaatttctatattggtgaataggttgaggtcctatAGTCTTGAGCACCACTCAAACCTCGCCACAATGCTAGAAACAATAgccaatagtgcaaatgaggtatctagggaggttatgaaatgggcttcatggagggatagatgtcaaacattttatgcgAATGGGTTGTCATATAATCAAGTGAAAAAGAAGGGCAtacttaaagctgacatatgtgctcttttcaccgatcctattatcaataacaacctagaactaaatacgaatCGGTTTCCTATACACTCttgtgttcatgctaggctgaaagaagctttttgggataggtggtgtatggtctttgaccaaccaccttgtaataattgggaggtgcctctatattttttgagaaagttgtattgtgagtttatcctcaacgAGAAGtcaaattactttgacatccgacaattttaGGGTTGAGGGAGAGGCTCTATGAAGAATAAACCTGGGGCCAATAGGGTGGTACAACCACAAAATAGGAGGCGTACAACTCCTAAGttcccatggttcatgtcactatccctatatccttgaaggagtctacgGAGTTACTGACTCTTTAGGCAACTAcatcattgttcagcatggcacaccGTTGGTTGGAGCAAAGGATGTACCGGCAtctacaacacctccttcatcagcagtaCCTCCTTCATcggcgacacctccttcatcaatgtcacctcatgcatcatttggcatgggccaacccattcaacatatgtgcgcCACCTGCcaaggtgtatgttctggtgtagacactaacACGCATGAGGATGGTtcaacatctcattcatgtacattttGTGGGAGTATATTccatgcttccactatagaggatgtggccctcaccaatGACCTAATGAGTATGTTGTTCCCTCACTATCAGACAGATGTGAgtttaattctatttatgacatgttatcaattaagtgactaaatcttataaaaagatgaatttttatttttaaaacaatttaaagtgacatataaataaaatgcattgcagggtgtagCAAGTAGTGGGAGTACACCATATACTTTTTAGTCGACTCCACGGTCATGAGTAGTTTCGCCATCAAAGGTAaagatttataaatttgttaaaaatataataatacattggtttcaaaatatcttttgctaatatatatgtatcattacttggtgttttatagggtttatcaggggctgagatgtcccaacttgatgatatcacactttcggccattgactttggcctagATAGCTATGCGGTTTCattttgatttatatattttttacttaggtgatatattaaatacatgctcttttcccttatattattttttttctattagtttaccccaccttcCTCGAGGATATCTCGTGTGAGAAaaccatcctctagcactccgcgGTAGAAAAAATATCCTCTTGGACACCCAAACAACAaaaggtaattcagtacaatttaaattaatttgttgaaaagatttatgattaaacatgtatatgtagatattgataaattcacttaatttatttgttctatatacagaaacatatggggtttatggaattaatgaatgcacttgatgtcgatgaggttcagcagagggaagaggtgatatcttcatattcactttggattgcattctttcttgttcaaaataactaaatcaatttatgtctatatcatatgttatcatttttcatacaggaaatggtaatagttgcatcagattCGACTATGCCTCCCAAgattacaggagaactatacgaggcttcggtgtgcatttgttctacatatgttaaaaatatttgttttatctagtttgtcaacaactttgggttattaacttgtatagcCCTTTTTAACCTATTAcaacccccttccaaacttcctactgatgtCATACCATTCCTTTTCATTAGAAGTCCTACATgtataatatgggatccaacacgacaaagggaaaaggtatatctgtcttagatcaactccttttcactaagtgcacaacagagttgaaaccctcttgttaactctttttggatcacttaccatggatataggaagtGATTGTAACTGATTCATCTGTAAATTTGCCTCCTACGACCATAACACATCCATCTAAGACTCTGGTatactttagttttttagtctattcatttttagttattatgtgttatttgacatatatgtgtaatggtgggaaaatggtgaatggtaAATCTtaaaggaaactaccctttccctcaaagagagatgagaatttcgctatcgattaccattcaagaacttttcaccattacattagaaagaggagagtataattcactagattcaatctctccacacaaagatggtagattgaattctgaattaattgggaatgctaagttgatcccctctttatTGTTTcaaatagaaaggaaattgattgaattatgtagtgcaaaagtgacaaagaatcgattataacttgagattagaacatgggatgaagttgtgcacctagatctagcagtaaaatgtcaagacgaagtcaccttgcgaatttgagaaaaagttgaccgGACCGTagcgggaatgtacacagtcctctaaaaaatctatgaaacaaaatgtgtttttccgcctctacaaatgaagcttggtccaaaagtacagctgcgcacctgcaacctacacatagaaaagagagaaaaatgggttgggattgggggtttgcctttaggtcaaaccccaattttggaattaaccaagtaatgatagaaagtacttgcaagtagatgtaaatgaaagactgattTGTAAATCATCTcgagggaggttgtagtagcaatgttgatagaaatgcttgtgtggaattgaatgttgaaatcaatctcctctttaatggttgaatccttgacttaaatgcaacacctagccttgaagggagacttgagaatgctcaatgctggaaaagaatgcttgaatgtttgatcacttgggcaacttgaatctctccaacttcaacCTATCCAACTTATTGAATTTCcacctatgcaaatgagaggacaaatgcctcttaaatacatgttagtggatttcaatttcatcacgggccaacatcggggaagtttctcgcccgaggcacaaccaacaatgcaaccctaagaagggtcctgccccaaaatggggtagggataggggtgccacacccttgtccttggAGGACAAGggagccacgcccctatcctacccctttctctagggtagagtgtggaTGGGATGATggagaggccaaggaagaagttgtttctacaAGCCGAGCAATCTCCGGTcttcaatcaggctagaggattcaagttcgtATGCATGAGGATCCTAATGCGTCGAAAATTGCTAGGATCTCAATTTTATgagactacatttagcccccactttagcgagagtataagcgtatgccaatactactggtaaagtacaaggaaaaaaaattgaaagactttgaccatgtcaaggaggcaagatgcgccaagcccctagtggacctaggatcttacgaatttgattgacaaattaaaagggaagatcgagaaggggagaaccatgactgcaagtagcaaagttcccttcactatgagtcatgaaagcaaggataaaaaaattacaaagaaaaacaaagttcactaagtaattctaagtatcacaagaaggaaagaatgagcagagtgtatgcccccacgttaaagcgatcacacacgccttatCGGGAGAGTTGGATTTAagttaggatacacccaagagagagagaagagagggagcacgttatcgcaaggatttagcccccaatcgaggtataaacccaaggatgataaacacaaaacacgaggtagtgtctcTTCCCtcagggtcaatatgttgtatgataactcatgtatataatttatgtatatgcatattataatcttcattccccaaaggaccttagaagaaagggaagatagGATgtctttgagtcaacatgaaagagaccaagaaaagatctcaatgctttgcatcatccccaagtagagaTTAAGGAAACAATAGACGAACATGGAtagacatagaagaatggtcacaaaagagaaagaaaggagagagaaaggatTTACAATGCTAGTatcgctaatctagcacgacatccacctgcTGATCTTGCTTATCACTATTTTGGCAAGgtgagcaacatgctagaggagagATATCGAGCACAGCAGATGgagttatcacaagatccaaacaaggactatgctcatgttgtaagtcactttgtttgattctaggagctaggattagggtttgtgaaaactcatccaataaatgtttttccacatcaacatactcatactcattgtcagaagcattaggagttgtattgccatcatgaataacattttcacccatttcttcatcaaaatttagagaaagaggagcaagaacatgaataggaggaaaaccatcacatgttttatgcaacttatgatttggagatgttgcttaggagaaaagggaatcatgtcaactgtcgaaGTCTGAGGAGTTTGAGTATTTTGTGGGATAGCTTCACGAGATCGAACACGACGTCTTCATCGGTGTTCTCACGCACAACaattccgtcgagtcttagtggaaggctgagaaggaggaataTGTAGGCTAATGGGATCACCAAGAAAGCGTCATAGAGGAGTGCATAATGGACATGTCATGATATTTAGGGGATATTCACTTGGAAATTATTGACTATGGTTCAAGATGCCGATGGACCATATGGTGAGGTCATTACCACATAAAGTATTAGGTGGTGACTTGAGAGAAGAAAAGGAAATTATTTTTTATAGTCCACGATGGCAGCAATCTGTAAATGGGTTTACAAATGAGTTAGAACAATATGAgactacctcgtactccttgcGGAAGGTACCTAACTGCACTGCAAACGAGGCGTACATATCTTACCCCGTTGTAGAAGATAGGGAAACCTTTCCCACACAATCGAAGAAATGGAAATCCTAAATGGTGGATGTCACTTACTCCTGATGCCATAAAAAAATTGCATCAATTTTGAGCACCACAAATTTCACAGTTATATGAAAGTTGTAACAAGGCATACTTCAATGCCCATCGATTGATTTGAACGAATTTGAAAAGAAGAGGTCGGACTTCAGTATAATCATGACTAGGTCATCTCGAGTTGTGGCATCTCCTTTGTTGATGACAGGTTGACAATTGCTATTTATTTCCCTCGGTGGTGCTTGGTGACTCATATTTCTGACTGTGTCATTCTGGTGGCGTCTCTGAATATGGATGCTCTGATTAGGTTAGTCACTAAGAAGCATCAGATTTCATTTTTGGGCGAGGTCTCTAAGAAGCGTCTTAAATCCATCCTCTCCTCTAGTCACTGTTTAGTAGTCCATGCGGTTGAAGTCATTCTGGGAGGGGTTTACCAAGACTCCACATAGGCATCGAGTTAACACCGATATATCACCTATGTTTTTGGTGGTTATTCTAGAATTGTGGGAGTCGAAGGATGGGACCAAGCTTTTATGCAAGAAAGTCTTCAAGAATAACCTTCTGGGTGATATTGATGATGTATTGAATAACGTGGACAATGCGTGGAGGATTCCTCTCTAGCATTATTATCGGTGTGTCGTCGTGGGAAGGAGGTTCAAAAATGGCCTTTCATTTTTACGTTGGAGCTGCTTCTTTTTTAGGGCAGGAAGCCTACCATTACCCGTAATATTGTCTTTCAAAAAAAACTCCCCGAAATTATGCTCAATGAGGGTGAGGATTGGGTAAAGAACTATCTGATCATAAGTGAAGAACTTGCTTGTGATGAGGCGGAAGACATTGAATTTGGTCAGGTCATTAAGGAGGAGGAGCCAGCAACTGGTGTTGAGGAGGATCTGTTGAAG from Cryptomeria japonica chromosome 3, Sugi_1.0, whole genome shotgun sequence harbors:
- the LOC131036580 gene encoding pathogenesis-related thaumatin-like protein 3.4, which encodes MARAILWVLLTIMAVSLYSGVEGVSFDIENQCPFTVWAAGTPFGGGRELRRGQSWTVNVPGGAKGRFWGRTGCSFDGRGRGRCNTGDCGGLLNCQGWGGVPSTLFEYALNQFQNLDFYDISLVDGFNLRMTAILSNSKCKGIACNSDLNSKCPRELKVVDGCRSACAAFNTPAYCCTGSFMDNCPSTAYSKFFKRECPMAYSYAKDDPTSTFTCPGGSNYRIVFCGNGASNSNSNSTSSRSLYAVE